The Phragmites australis chromosome 15, lpPhrAust1.1, whole genome shotgun sequence genome window below encodes:
- the LOC133893514 gene encoding transcription factor PHYTOCHROME INTERACTING FACTOR-LIKE 13-like isoform X1, which translates to MEGSAMPTPTQRRPLLPDGEVVELLWQNGVVVAQAQAQSYQRAFPSDGNTGASGVTGEDAVAWLPDGGALGGDVYSRVSHSIAQVHGRVGGDTAASARPPATIGAGSKTGGEAGSSFCGSNLVAASLAPHFDADIDDAALPLPPDGPGARAGASTSSGWGSNALLKRGRDEFDSRSEEQQVADVEAVDETRSSRRPASKRRTRAAEVHNLSERRRRDRINEKMRALQELVPHCNKTDKASILDEAIDYLKSLQLQIQIMWMTTGMAPMMHPGAHQLMSPMNMGVNSACMPPVAQVLGQMQRVSPFMNNPLPNQMLQIPSPATNAPNVSNQVQTDRIAEPRNPFLYPNGTLATTPQVPSLFGYGSQMGQRREIQQLLAGTAAPALGAEPPSSFEGTGT; encoded by the exons ATGGAAGGCAGTGCGATGCCGACGCCGACCCAGAGGAGACCGCTCCT CCCGGACGGCGAGGTCGTGGAGCTGCTGTGGCAGAACGGCGTTGTCGtggcgcaggcgcaggcgcagTCGTATCAGAGGGCCTTCCCGAGCGACGGCAACACTGGCGCGAGCGGCGTCACCGGGGAGGACGCGGTGGCGTGGCTCCCGGACGGCGGCGCGCTGGGCGGGGACGTCTACTCGCGGGTCTCGCACAGCATCGCGCAAGTCCATGGGCGCGTGGGCGGGGACACGGCCGCGTCCGCCCGGCCGCCGGCGACGATCGGCGCCGGGTCGAAGACCGGCGGCGAGGCCGGCTCGAGCTTCTGCGGCAGCAACCTGGTGGCGGCGTCGCTGGCGCCGCATTTCGACGCCGACATCGACGACGCGGcgttgccgctgccgccggaCGGGCCAGGCGCGCGCGCTGGCGCGTCCACGTCGAGCGGGTGGGGCAGCAATGCGCTGCTCAAGAGGGGCCGGGACGAATTCGATAGCCGTAGCGAG gaGCAGCAGGTCGCCGACGTCGAGGCCGTTGACGAGACCCGGTCGTCGAGGCGGCCGGCGTCGAAGCGCAGGACTCGCGCCGCCGAGGTTCATAATCTATCGGAAAGG AGAAGAAGGGACCGGATCAACGAAAAGATGCGAGCATTGCAAGAACTCGTGCCTCACTGCAACAAG ACCGACAAAGCGTCCATACTAGATGAGGCAATTGACTACTTGAAGTCCCTCCAATTGCAAATTCAG ATCATGTGGATGACTACTGGGATGGCGCCGATGATGCACCCCGGTGCTCACCAACTCATGTCTCCGATGAACATGGGAGTGAATTCAGCGTGTATGCCACCTGTGGCGCAAGTCCTAGGTCAAATGCAAAGAGTGTCACCCTTCATGAACAACCCTTTGCCGAACCAAATGCTTCAGATCCCATCTCCAGCTACCAATGCACCCAATGTGTCAAACCAGGTTCAAACCGATCGCATCGCCGAGCCAAGGAATCCCTTTCTTTATCCTAATGGCACACTAGCAACAACACCTCAG GTGCCAAGTTTATTCGGCTATGGATCTCAAATGGGACAACGGAGGGAGATTCAGCAGTTACTGGCTGGCACTGCCGCTCCAGCTTTGGGGGCCGAGCCTCCATCTTCCTTTGAAGGAACCGGAACATAA
- the LOC133893514 gene encoding transcription factor PHYTOCHROME INTERACTING FACTOR-LIKE 13-like isoform X2 — translation MEGSAMPTPTQRRPLLPDGEVVELLWQNGVVVAQAQAQSYQRAFPSDGNTGASGVTGEDAVAWLPDGGALGGDVYSRVSHSIAQVHGRVGGDTAASARPPATIGAGSKTGGEAGSSFCGSNLVAASLAPHFDADIDDAALPLPPDGPGARAGASTSSGWGSNALLKRGRDEFDSRSEQVADVEAVDETRSSRRPASKRRTRAAEVHNLSERRRRDRINEKMRALQELVPHCNKTDKASILDEAIDYLKSLQLQIQIMWMTTGMAPMMHPGAHQLMSPMNMGVNSACMPPVAQVLGQMQRVSPFMNNPLPNQMLQIPSPATNAPNVSNQVQTDRIAEPRNPFLYPNGTLATTPQVPSLFGYGSQMGQRREIQQLLAGTAAPALGAEPPSSFEGTGT, via the exons ATGGAAGGCAGTGCGATGCCGACGCCGACCCAGAGGAGACCGCTCCT CCCGGACGGCGAGGTCGTGGAGCTGCTGTGGCAGAACGGCGTTGTCGtggcgcaggcgcaggcgcagTCGTATCAGAGGGCCTTCCCGAGCGACGGCAACACTGGCGCGAGCGGCGTCACCGGGGAGGACGCGGTGGCGTGGCTCCCGGACGGCGGCGCGCTGGGCGGGGACGTCTACTCGCGGGTCTCGCACAGCATCGCGCAAGTCCATGGGCGCGTGGGCGGGGACACGGCCGCGTCCGCCCGGCCGCCGGCGACGATCGGCGCCGGGTCGAAGACCGGCGGCGAGGCCGGCTCGAGCTTCTGCGGCAGCAACCTGGTGGCGGCGTCGCTGGCGCCGCATTTCGACGCCGACATCGACGACGCGGcgttgccgctgccgccggaCGGGCCAGGCGCGCGCGCTGGCGCGTCCACGTCGAGCGGGTGGGGCAGCAATGCGCTGCTCAAGAGGGGCCGGGACGAATTCGATAGCCGTAGCGAG CAGGTCGCCGACGTCGAGGCCGTTGACGAGACCCGGTCGTCGAGGCGGCCGGCGTCGAAGCGCAGGACTCGCGCCGCCGAGGTTCATAATCTATCGGAAAGG AGAAGAAGGGACCGGATCAACGAAAAGATGCGAGCATTGCAAGAACTCGTGCCTCACTGCAACAAG ACCGACAAAGCGTCCATACTAGATGAGGCAATTGACTACTTGAAGTCCCTCCAATTGCAAATTCAG ATCATGTGGATGACTACTGGGATGGCGCCGATGATGCACCCCGGTGCTCACCAACTCATGTCTCCGATGAACATGGGAGTGAATTCAGCGTGTATGCCACCTGTGGCGCAAGTCCTAGGTCAAATGCAAAGAGTGTCACCCTTCATGAACAACCCTTTGCCGAACCAAATGCTTCAGATCCCATCTCCAGCTACCAATGCACCCAATGTGTCAAACCAGGTTCAAACCGATCGCATCGCCGAGCCAAGGAATCCCTTTCTTTATCCTAATGGCACACTAGCAACAACACCTCAG GTGCCAAGTTTATTCGGCTATGGATCTCAAATGGGACAACGGAGGGAGATTCAGCAGTTACTGGCTGGCACTGCCGCTCCAGCTTTGGGGGCCGAGCCTCCATCTTCCTTTGAAGGAACCGGAACATAA
- the LOC133892850 gene encoding uncharacterized oxidoreductase At1g06690, chloroplastic produces MMALQVAGGAGCVRPLLARGRRGAFRPPRAVASDAAATTAKEEGGKVTLGGSGVAVTKLGIGAWSWGDTTYWNEFQWDDRKLKAAKGAFDASIDSGITFFDTAEVYGAGVSGAINSESLLGRFIKERHQQEQVEVAIATKFAALPWRLGRGSVISALKASLDRLGVSSVELYQLHWPGIWGNEGYLDGLGDAYEQGLVKAVGVSNYSEKRLRDAYERLKKRGVPLASNQVNYSLIYRNPEENGVKAACDELGITLIAYSPIAQGALTGKYTPDNPPKGPRGRIYTPEFLTKLQPLISRIKEIGGNYGKSPTQVVLNWLVCQGNVVPIPGAKNAEQAREFAGALGWSLTGDEVEQLRSMAREVKPVIGFPVEKL; encoded by the exons aTGATGGCCCTGCAGGTCGCCGGCGGCGCGGGCTGCGTCCGGCCCCTCCTAGCCCGGGGCCGGCGGGGGGCGTTCCGGCCGCCCCGCGCGGTGGCGTCCGACGccgcggcgacgacggcgaaggaggagggCGGCAAGGTGACGCTGGGCGGGTCCGGCGTCGCGGTGACCAAGCTGGGCATCGGCGCCTGGTCATGGGGCGACACCACCTACTGGAACGAGTTCCAGTGGGACG ATAGGAAACTGAAGGCAGCTAAAGGAGCATTTGACGCAAGTATCGATAGTGGAATAACGTTCTTTGATACTGCTGAAGTATACGGAGCAGGG GTATCAGGAGCCATAAATTCAGAAAGTTTACTAGGAAG ATTCATCAAGGAAAGGCACCAACAAGAACAGGTCGAAGTGGCCATCGCAACAAAGTTTGCTGCTCTTCCATGGAGGCTTGGTCGAGGAAGTGTTATTTCTGCGCTGAAGGCCTCATTGGATCGCCTTGGCGTCTCCTCAGTTGAGCTCTACCAACTTCATTG GCCAGGAATATGGGGCAATGAAG GTTACCTGGATGGCCTTGGAGATGCTTATGAGCAAGGTCTTGTAAAAGCTGTCGGAGTGTCAAACTACAGCG AGAAACGGCTTCGGGACGCTTACGAGCGCCTCAAGAAGAGGGGCGTTCCCCTCGCGTCAAATCAAGTAAATTACAGTCTGATATACAGGAATCCGGAGGAAAATGGGGTGAAGGCAGCTTGCGATGAGCTTGGTATCACTTTGATTGCATATTCCCCGATAGCCCAAG GTGCTCTGACAGGCAAATACACACCAGATAATCCCCCAAAAGGGCCTCGAGGACGGATATACACTCCCGAATTCCTGACCAAG CTCCAACCGCTCATTAGCAGGATCAAGGAGATTGGAGGGAACTACGGGAAGTCCCCAACCCAG GTGGTTCTGAACTGGCTGGTGTGCCAGGGCAACGTGGTGCCGATCCCGGGGGCCAAGAACGCGGAGCAGGCTAGGGAGTTCGCCGGCGCGCTCGGGTGGAGCCTGACGGGTGACGAGGTTGAGCAGCTGCGGTCCATGGCGCGCGAGGTGAAGCCGGTCATCGGCTTCCCGGTGGAGAAGCTGTAA
- the LOC133892275 gene encoding protein PELPK1-like, translating into MASASALFTTALVMALMLAGSTTCHAARRLADTTPAAAPAAVPGIPGVPKPPVPTVPTVPAVALPPMPAVPTVPAAAALPPMSTVPTVPAVTVPPMPAVPAVPAATLPPMPAAPTAPNAALPPMPAVPKVTLPPMPSVPKVTLPPMPSVPKVTLPPMPSIPSVPMPFLAPPPSIWLEYFFSFPFDSASAISCTSRSVMASASALFAMVLMLAGSSTCHAARRLADTTPAAAPAAVPGIPALPKPTVPTVPTVPAVALPPIPAMPTVPTVTVPPMPAVPAATLPPMPAVPVVPAVTVPPMPAVPTVPTTALPPMTAVPAVPKVTLPPMPSVPKVTLPPMPSVPKVTLPPMPSLAPPPSPSELATAMASTSSSLAAAVVMAVMLLGSGGVCHAARRLADTTETPTAPAVAPAAAVPGIPAVPKPMVPAVPTVPAVTLPPMPAVVPTVPAVTLPPMPAVVPTVPAVTLPPMPAVPAVPAVTVPAVPSAALPPVPGIVVPAVPKVTLPPIPSSVPAIPTVTLPPMPSIPNMPAIPFLAPPPKA; encoded by the exons ATGGCTTCCGCCTCAGCTCTCTTCACCACGGCGCTCGTCATGGCGCTCATGCTCGCGGGAAGCACGACGTGCCACGCCGCGCGCCGTCTCGCCGACACGACTCCAGCTGCTGCGCCCGCCGCCGTCCCGGGAATTCCTGGCGTGCCGAAGCCGCCTGTGCCCACGGTGCCCACCGTGCCCGCGGTCGCCCTGCCACCGATGCCCGCCGTGCCAACGGTGCCTGCGGCGGCCGCCCTGCCACCGATGTCCACGGTACCGACGGTCCCCGCGGTCACCGTTCCACCAATGCCCGCGGTGCCGGCGGTCCCCGCGGCGACCCTCCCGCCGATGCCCGCGGCGCCCACCGCGCCGAACGCCGCGTTGCCCCCCATGCCGGCCGTGCCGAAGGTGACGCTGCCGCCAATGCCCTCAGTCCCTAAGGTTACCTTGCCACCCATGCCCTCCGTTCCTAAGGTGACGCTGCCGCCGATGCCTTCCATCCCGAGCGTGCCGATGCCGTTCTTGGCGCCGCCACCTTCG ATATGGCTGGAGTACTTTTTTTCGTTCCCTTTTGAT AGTGCTTCAGCTATCTCATG CACATCAAGATCAGTCATGGCTTCCGCCTCAGCTCTCTTCGCCATGGTGCTCATGCTCGCGGGCAGCAGCACGTGCCACGCCGCGCGCCGTCTCGCCGACACGactcctgctgctgctcccgCCGCCGTCCCAGGCATTCCTGCCTTGCCGAAGCCGACGGTGCCCACCGTGCCAACCGTACCCGCGGTCGCCCTGCCACCGATTCCCGCGATGCCGACGGTCCCCACGGTCACCGTGCCACCGATGCCGGCTGTCCCTGCGGCGACCTTGCCGCCCATGCCCGCGGTGCCGGTGGTCCCCGCGGTGACCGTGCCACCGATGCCTGCGGTGCCCACCGTGCCGACCACCGCCCTGCCCCCCATGACGGCCGTTCCCGCCGTGCCGAAGGTGACGCTGCCGCCGATGCCCTCCGTGCCTAAGGTGACGCTGCCGCCGATGCCCTCCGTGCCTAAGGTGACGCTTCCGCCGATGCCGTCCTTGGCGCCTCCTCCTTCG CCTAGTGAGTTAGCAACAGCAATGGCTTCCACTTCGAGCtctcttgctgctgctgttgtcaTGGCCGTCATGCTCCTGGGCAGCGGCGGCGTGTGCCATGCCGCGCGGCGCCTCGCCGACACGACCGAGACCCCCACGGCGCCTGCGGTGGCCCCGGCGGCCGCCGTCCCGGGCATACCGGCCGTGCCGAAACCGATGGTGCCGGCGGTCCCCACCGTGCCAGCGGTTACCCTGCCACCAATGCCCGCGGTCGTCCCTACCGTGCCCGCGGTTACCCTGCCACCGATGCCCGCGGTCGTCCCTACCGTGCCCGCGGTGACGCTGCCACCGATGCCTGCGGTGCCCGCTGTGCCGGCGGTGACCGTGCCAGCGGTGCCGAGCGCCGCACTCCCCCCGGTTCCCGGCATCGTCGTGCCGGCCGTGCCCAAGGTGACGCTGCCGCCGATTCCGTCGTCCGTTCCTGCCATCCCGACGGTGACGCTGCCTCCGATGCCTTCCATCCCCAACATGCCAGCAATCCCCTTCCTCGCGCCACCTCCAAAGGCCTAA
- the LOC133893474 gene encoding reticulon-like protein B8: protein MPEHSENAAGNIMSSIMDTIAENLPNQKSVRFDDEGSVSNQAKKLFSGQTKKSVHHVLGGGKSADVLLWRNKKISSSVLAVATAVWVFFEWLDYHFLTIVSFMLVLGMAVQFAWSSFAGMLSRSPSNVPRVELPEELFANIGAAVGAQVNRVLGILQDVSCGRDLKQFLLVIAGFFAAAVIGSWCNFLSVIYIGFVCAHTLPVLYEKYQDQVDDFLYNILGLLQNQYQKLDKGVRSKVPKGSIKFKKSD, encoded by the exons ATGCCAGAGCATTCAGAGAATGCGGCGGGGAACATCATGAGCAGCATCATGGACACCATCGCCGAGAATCTGCCAAACCAGAAGTCCGTCAGGTTCGACGACGAGGGCTCTGTCTCCAACCAGGCGAAGAAGCTGTTCAGTGGTCAGACTAAAAAGTCTGTCCATCACGTTCTGGGCGGTGGAAAGT CCGCCGACGTGCTGCTGTGGAGGAACAAGAAGATCTCCTCGAGCGTCCTCGCCGTCGCGACCGCGGTCTGGGTCTTCTTCGAGTGGCTCGACTACCACTTCCTGACGATCGTGAGCTTCATGCTTGTTCTTGGCATGGCTGTTCAGTTTGCCTGGTCCAGCTTCGCAGGCATGCTCAGCAG GTCTCCTTCGAACGTGCCTCGTGTCGAGTTACCGGAGGAGCTGTTTGCGAACATCGGCGCGGCGGTCGGCGCCCAGGTGAACAGGGTCCTGGGCATCCTCCAGGACGTGTCCTGTGGAAGAGACCTGAAGCAGTTTCTCCTG GTGATCGCCGGGTTCTTCGCCGCCGCTGTCATCGGGAGCTGGTGCAACTTCCTGTCCGTCATCTACATCG GGTTCGTCTGTGCACACACTCTGCCTGTGCTTTACGAGAAGTACCAGGACCAGGTGGATGACTTCCTCTACAACATCCTCGGCCTGCTCCAGAACCAGTACCAGAAGCTCGACAAGGGTGTCCGGAGCAAGGTGCCTAAAGGGAGCATCAAGTTTAAGAAGAGCGACTAG
- the LOC133893255 gene encoding uncharacterized protein LOC133893255 — translation MRPLCYVTFLAILSIKIHFCASVRLLAENPVVVPNGQPAGALAPVPPAGLPANVPANILANLPANVPPEMVANVPPEMLSKLPANIPPEMLSKLPANIPPETLANIPPETLANIQASQGQLPTNIPPEVLANLPAMQGQLPANVPPEVLAGLAAAAKQPGQPGAENAASGVPPEVLAGLAAAAKQPAQPGAQNAASCLPAGIPQIPKMPDFSGLADISFPPMPSGPKMPEMPRNITLFGYEVPIPKFISKMVDSQN, via the coding sequence ATGAGGCCCCTGTGCTACGTGACTTTCTTGGCCATTTTGTCTATCAAGATACATTTTTGTGCATCAGTACGCCTCCTAGCTGAAAATCCGGTGGTGGTTCCAAATGGTCAGCCAGCTGGTGCACTGGCACCGGTTCCTCCTGCCGGACTGCCGGCGAACGTACCGGCTAACATTCTGGCCAACCTGCCCGCCAATGTTCCACCGGAAATGGTAGCCAACGTCCCACCGGAGATGCTGTCCAAGCTTCCCGCCAACATCCCGCCGGAGATGCTGTCCAAGCTGCCCGCCAACATTCCACCGGAGACGCTGGCCAACATCCCACCGGAGACGCTGGCCAACATCCAGGCGTCGCAGGGCCAGCTGCCGACCAACATACCACCGGAGGTTCTGGCCAACCTACCGGCGATGCAGGGCCAGCTACCGGCAAACGTCCCACCGGAGGTGCTGGCCGGCCTCGCCGCGGCGGCGAAACAACCGGGGCAGCCTGGGGCCGAGAACGCCGCGTCGGGTGTCCCACCGGAGGTGCTAGCCGGCCTCGCCGCGGCGGCGAAACAACCGGCCCAGCCCGGGGCCCAGAACGCAGCGTCCTGTCTCCCCGCCGGTATTCCACAAATCCCAAAGATGCCGGATTTCTCTGGGTTGGCGGACATATCATTCCCTCCAATGCCGTCGGGGCCGAAGATGCCGGAGATGCCTCGCAACATCACGCTGTTCGGCTACGAGGTTCCGATCCCCAAGTTCATCAGCAAGATGGTCGATAGCCAAAACTGA
- the LOC133892760 gene encoding oxygen-evolving enhancer protein 2, chloroplastic-like — protein MASTSCFLHQSTARLGAASSPRAAPARAQLFVCKAQKQDAAEGDVSRRATLALLAGVAVVGAKVSPAAAAYGEAANVFGKPKTDTEYMAYSGDGFKLLIPSKWNPSREREYPGQVLRYEDNFDANSNVSVMIQPTTKKTITEFGSPEEFLAQVDYLLGKQAYSGRTDSEGGFESDAVATANILESSAPMVNGKQYYSVSVLTRTADGDEGGKHQLITATVADGKLYICKAQAGDKRWFKGAKKGVEKAASSFSVA, from the exons ATGGCGTCCACCTCCTGCTTCCTCCACCAATCCACCGCCCGCCTcggcgccgcctcctcgccccGCGCCGCTCCCGCGCGCGCCCAGCTCTTCGTCTGCAAGGCCCAGAAGCAGGACGCCGCCGAGGGCGACGTCTCCCGGCGCGCCACGCTCGCGCTCCTCGCCGGCGTCGCCGTCGTCGGCGCCAAGGTgtccccggccgccgccgcctacgGAGAAGCAG CCAACGTGTTCGGGAAGCCCAAGACGGACACGGAGTACATGGCGTACAGCGGGGACGGCTTCAAGCTGCTGATCCCGTCCAAGTGGAACCCCAGCCGGGAGCGCGAGTACCCCGGCCAGGTGCTCCGCTACGAGGACAACTTCGACGCCAACAGCAACGTCTCCGTCATGATCCAGCCCACCACCAAGAAGACCATCACCGAGTTCGGCTCCCCCGAGGAGTTCCTCGCCCAGGTGGACTACCTGCTCGGCAAGCAGGCCTACAGCGGCAGGACAGACTCCGAG GGCGGGTTCGAGTCCGACGCGGTGGCCACGGCCAACATCCTGGAGAGCTCCGCGCCGATGGTCAACGGGAAGCAGTACTACAGCGTCTCGGTGCTGACGAGGACGGCGGACGGCGACGAGGGCGGCAAGCACCAGCTCATCACGGCCACCGTCGCGGACGGCAAGCTCTACATCTGCAAGGCGCAGGCCGGCGACAAGAGGTGGTTCAAGGGCGCCAAGAAGGGCGTCGAGAAGGCCGCCAGCTCCTTCAGCGTCGCATGA